A DNA window from Streptomyces sp. CA-278952 contains the following coding sequences:
- a CDS encoding PRC and DUF2382 domain-containing protein, producing MGAADGFTDSGELDGLTVYDNDGEKVGSVGRVYVDDDTGKPDWVTVKTGLFGMKESFVPLAGARRVGSDLHVAHPKDSVKDAPRVDADAHLSVAEEEELYRHYGLTRKSGRSAGMDAPTVAGTGAMGAAGAAGAAGAGRGTGTAPGAKATGKATTAGTSAGMAGAGTTGAGMAGAGSGTGRHRDTDASTTARPLAGAGAGTSRSADMSGREEMIRSEEQLHVGKEEYESGRARLHKYVVTEEVTRTVPVSHEEVRVVREPLQPGEKTTGTTDFGEQDVEVTLHAERATVRKEAVPVERVRLETNRVTEQKEVSAEVRKEKIDYADGTEMGKGKGKDAGGEFGQGRRR from the coding sequence ATGGGAGCCGCTGACGGTTTCACGGATTCCGGAGAACTCGACGGTCTGACCGTGTACGACAACGACGGCGAGAAGGTCGGCAGTGTGGGCCGGGTGTACGTCGACGACGACACCGGCAAGCCCGACTGGGTCACGGTCAAGACCGGTCTGTTCGGCATGAAGGAGAGCTTTGTTCCGCTCGCCGGAGCCCGTCGGGTGGGCTCCGACCTGCACGTCGCGCATCCGAAGGACAGCGTCAAGGACGCACCGCGCGTGGACGCCGACGCGCACCTCTCCGTGGCCGAGGAGGAGGAGCTGTACCGGCACTACGGCCTGACCAGGAAGTCCGGCCGGTCGGCGGGCATGGACGCGCCGACCGTGGCCGGGACCGGTGCGATGGGTGCGGCGGGCGCCGCCGGTGCGGCGGGCGCGGGCCGCGGAACCGGAACGGCCCCCGGCGCCAAGGCGACCGGTAAAGCGACCACGGCGGGCACGAGCGCCGGGATGGCCGGCGCGGGAACGACGGGAGCGGGCATGGCAGGAGCAGGCAGCGGTACGGGCAGGCACCGCGACACGGACGCCTCCACCACGGCGCGCCCGCTGGCGGGCGCCGGCGCGGGGACGTCCCGGTCGGCCGACATGAGCGGCCGCGAGGAGATGATCCGCTCCGAGGAGCAGCTGCACGTCGGCAAGGAGGAGTACGAGAGCGGCAGGGCGCGGCTGCACAAGTACGTGGTGACCGAGGAGGTCACCCGGACCGTGCCGGTCTCCCACGAAGAGGTCCGCGTGGTCCGCGAACCGCTGCAGCCCGGTGAGAAGACCACCGGGACCACGGACTTCGGCGAGCAGGACGTCGAGGTGACGCTGCACGCGGAGCGCGCCACCGTGCGCAAGGAGGCCGTGCCGGTGGAGCGGGTCCGGCTGGAGACCAACCGGGTCACCGAGCAGAAGGAGGTCTCCGCCGAGGTCCGCAAGGAGAAGATCGACTACGCGGACGGCACGGAGATGGGCAAGGGCAAGGGCAAGGACGCCGGTGGCGAGTTCGGCCAGGGGCGACGCCGCTGA
- a CDS encoding 3-keto-5-aminohexanoate cleavage protein has translation MPVNQDVIITCALTGAGDTVGRSPHVPVTPEQIAASAVEAAGAGAAIVHIHVREPETGAPSRDPRLYREVVERIRETGTDVVINLTAGMGGDLVIDPEAPLRRLPGTDLVGGLERLPHVEDLLPDICTLDCGSLNFGDGSNLYVSTPDMLRTGAKRIQELGVRPELEIFDTGQLWFAKQLLAEGLLDDPTVFQLCMGIPWGAPADPGVLQAMVNMLPQGAQWASFALGRMQMPWAAQSILLGGHVRVGLEDNLYLGKGVKATNGQLVERAVRITESLGSRVATPDEARVKLGLRPRA, from the coding sequence ATGCCCGTGAACCAGGACGTCATCATCACCTGCGCCCTCACCGGAGCCGGCGACACCGTCGGCCGCAGCCCCCATGTCCCGGTGACGCCCGAGCAGATCGCCGCCTCCGCCGTCGAGGCCGCCGGGGCCGGTGCCGCCATCGTGCACATCCATGTCCGCGAGCCGGAGACCGGCGCGCCCTCCCGCGATCCGCGGCTCTACCGGGAGGTCGTCGAGCGGATCCGGGAGACCGGCACCGATGTGGTCATCAACCTGACCGCCGGTATGGGCGGAGACCTCGTCATCGACCCGGAGGCCCCGCTCCGCCGGCTGCCGGGCACCGATCTGGTCGGCGGTCTCGAACGGCTGCCGCACGTCGAGGATCTGCTGCCGGACATCTGCACCCTGGACTGCGGTTCTCTCAACTTCGGTGACGGCAGCAACCTCTATGTCTCGACCCCCGACATGCTGCGCACCGGCGCGAAGCGCATTCAGGAGCTCGGGGTCCGGCCCGAGCTGGAGATCTTCGACACCGGGCAGCTGTGGTTCGCCAAACAGCTCCTCGCCGAGGGGCTGCTCGACGACCCCACGGTCTTCCAGCTCTGCATGGGCATTCCATGGGGCGCGCCCGCCGACCCGGGCGTCCTCCAGGCGATGGTCAACATGCTTCCGCAGGGCGCCCAGTGGGCGAGCTTCGCGCTCGGCCGGATGCAGATGCCCTGGGCCGCCCAGTCGATCCTGCTCGGCGGACACGTCCGGGTCGGCCTGGAGGACAACCTCTATCTGGGCAAGGGCGTCAAGGCCACCAACGGTCAGTTGGTGGAGCGCGCCGTGCGGATCACCGAATCCCTGGGCTCCCGGGTCGCCACGCCCGACGAGGCACGCGTGAAGCTCGGCCTGCGCCCGCGCGCCTGA
- a CDS encoding RNA polymerase sigma factor SigF: MTAQTAQTAGTEQTGTTEELPWIEDAGKVAPMDARRLSRLFFDRLQTLEEGTHEYQYARNTLIEMNLSLVRFAANRFRNRGSGDMEDIIQVGTIGLIKAIDRFDLSREVEFTSFAVPYIVGEIKRFFRDTSWAVHVPRRLQELRVDLAKAKESLAGDLDRDPTVRELAKDLGIEESEVTEGIVASNGYTAGSLDMPTDTAEAGPRQTSGRTFADVLGEPDPAMETVENLHALAPLLGELDERERRIIDMRFGQEMTQAQIGAELGISQMHVSRLLSRMLGKLRSGMLVQE; this comes from the coding sequence ATGACCGCACAGACCGCGCAGACGGCCGGTACGGAGCAGACGGGCACCACCGAGGAACTTCCGTGGATCGAGGACGCCGGGAAGGTCGCCCCGATGGACGCGCGCCGGCTCTCGCGCCTCTTCTTCGACCGCCTCCAGACGCTGGAGGAGGGCACGCACGAATACCAGTACGCGCGCAACACCCTTATCGAGATGAACCTGTCCCTCGTCCGCTTCGCCGCCAACCGCTTCCGCAACCGGGGCAGCGGCGACATGGAGGACATCATTCAGGTCGGCACCATCGGGCTGATCAAGGCGATCGACCGCTTCGACCTCTCGCGGGAAGTCGAGTTCACCTCGTTCGCGGTGCCGTACATCGTCGGGGAGATCAAGCGGTTCTTCCGTGACACGAGCTGGGCGGTGCACGTGCCGCGGCGCCTCCAGGAACTGCGGGTCGACCTCGCCAAGGCGAAGGAGTCCCTGGCGGGCGACCTCGACCGGGACCCCACCGTGCGGGAGCTGGCAAAGGACCTGGGGATCGAGGAGTCCGAGGTCACGGAGGGGATCGTCGCCTCCAACGGCTACACGGCGGGCTCCCTGGACATGCCGACCGACACCGCGGAGGCCGGCCCCCGTCAGACCTCCGGGCGGACCTTCGCCGACGTACTGGGCGAGCCGGACCCCGCCATGGAGACCGTGGAGAATCTCCACGCCCTCGCGCCCCTGCTGGGCGAACTGGACGAGCGGGAGCGCCGGATCATCGACATGCGCTTCGGCCAGGAGATGACCCAGGCGCAGATCGGCGCGGAGCTCGGAATATCACAGATGCACGTGTCCCGGCTGCTGAGCCGGATGCTGGGCAAGCTGCGGAGCGGGATGCTCGTCCAGGAGTGA
- a CDS encoding GNAT family N-acetyltransferase, with product MTQNSPRPRTDDSSRLHPLDNPARSSLTGPHAHFAESRGRVLRYPADVTPWIALPDAPEAEDWADVAALAGPGGSVTLAAFQEPPPRDWEIVFRAEGVQLVDASVDAAPDPEAVPLGPRDVPEMLDLVARTRPGPFLPRTVELGTYLGIRRGGALVAMAGERLHPPGFTEISGVCTDESVRGQGLASRLVLAVAHGIRERGETPFLHASAFNTGAVRLYESLGFRLRRRTEFLSALVPATLPSADGSRRPSLR from the coding sequence ATGACCCAGAACAGCCCCCGGCCCCGGACCGATGATTCTTCCAGGCTCCACCCGCTGGACAACCCCGCCCGGTCCTCGCTCACCGGCCCGCACGCCCACTTCGCCGAGAGCCGCGGGCGGGTCCTGCGCTACCCCGCCGACGTCACTCCCTGGATCGCCCTCCCCGACGCCCCGGAAGCCGAGGACTGGGCCGATGTCGCGGCGCTCGCCGGGCCGGGCGGCTCCGTCACCCTGGCCGCGTTCCAGGAGCCGCCGCCACGGGACTGGGAGATCGTCTTCCGGGCCGAGGGCGTCCAGCTGGTCGACGCGTCGGTGGACGCCGCGCCCGATCCGGAGGCGGTCCCGCTGGGCCCCCGGGACGTGCCGGAGATGCTGGACCTGGTGGCGCGCACCCGCCCCGGTCCCTTCCTGCCGCGCACGGTCGAGCTGGGCACATATCTGGGCATCCGTCGGGGCGGCGCGCTGGTGGCGATGGCGGGGGAGCGGCTGCACCCGCCCGGCTTCACGGAGATCAGCGGTGTCTGCACGGACGAGTCCGTACGGGGGCAGGGGCTGGCGAGCCGTCTGGTCCTGGCGGTCGCGCACGGGATCCGGGAGCGCGGTGAGACGCCGTTCCTGCATGCCTCCGCCTTCAACACCGGGGCCGTCCGGCTCTACGAGTCCCTCGGCTTCCGGCTTCGCCGGCGTACGGAATTCCTCTCCGCCCTCGTCCCCGCCACGCTTCCGTCGGCCGACGGGAGCCGTAGGCCCTCACTGCGCTGA
- a CDS encoding PP2C family protein-serine/threonine phosphatase — protein MAQKRSGVRARGGAAPGADAGAGAVSQSRIGNWALVGGLALLTVLVVFLDVSTGNDLRVVPLLVVVPALASVYCSLRQTIWIAVWITTVVVGFRVGADGTFWDFVFGIGFAVLACALGVAACAARIRHATEMARLRSAAVTLQRQILRPLPVGTDHVTAHGLYEPIEEDRFVGGDIYEVVESSYGTRVIIGDVQGKGLAAIGAGFAAIAAFREAAIREPTLTGVVEALEAAVVRHNVFSAQTGEAERFVTALVLGVDEGGRAEAVNCGHLPPRLLHDGRSSAVTLHRTYVPLGLAGLSQETRTTESFDFPPGATLLVVTDGVTEARDIAGAFYPLDERIRAWAGHGPRELLDALHVDLGEFSGGVRRDDIAALALLRTSADDGRRPAVPGAAVPGDATPGDADSGAGVLGDTAEAGGDQRRTAAV, from the coding sequence ATGGCACAGAAGCGGAGCGGGGTACGGGCCCGGGGTGGTGCCGCGCCCGGAGCGGACGCGGGCGCCGGGGCGGTGTCCCAGAGCCGGATCGGCAACTGGGCACTGGTCGGCGGTCTCGCGCTGCTGACCGTACTCGTCGTGTTCCTCGACGTCAGTACAGGCAACGACCTGCGGGTCGTGCCGCTGCTCGTGGTCGTCCCCGCACTGGCCTCCGTTTACTGCAGCCTCCGCCAGACCATCTGGATCGCGGTGTGGATCACCACCGTCGTCGTCGGGTTCCGGGTCGGGGCGGACGGCACCTTCTGGGACTTCGTCTTCGGTATCGGTTTCGCCGTACTGGCCTGTGCGCTCGGGGTCGCCGCCTGCGCGGCGCGTATCCGGCACGCCACCGAGATGGCGCGGCTGCGGTCCGCCGCCGTCACCCTGCAACGCCAGATCCTGCGGCCGCTGCCGGTCGGTACCGACCACGTCACCGCGCACGGGCTCTACGAGCCGATCGAGGAGGACCGCTTCGTCGGCGGAGACATCTACGAGGTTGTCGAGTCGTCCTACGGGACCCGCGTGATCATCGGGGACGTCCAGGGGAAGGGGCTCGCGGCCATCGGCGCCGGATTCGCGGCCATCGCCGCGTTCCGTGAGGCGGCCATCCGCGAACCCACGCTCACGGGAGTGGTGGAGGCCCTGGAGGCCGCCGTCGTCCGGCACAACGTGTTCTCCGCCCAGACGGGCGAGGCCGAACGCTTCGTGACCGCGCTCGTCCTCGGGGTCGACGAGGGCGGCCGGGCGGAGGCCGTGAACTGCGGGCACCTGCCGCCGCGCCTGCTGCACGACGGCCGGTCGTCGGCCGTCACGCTCCACCGGACGTATGTCCCTCTCGGCCTCGCCGGACTCAGCCAGGAGACCCGTACGACCGAGTCCTTCGACTTCCCGCCGGGCGCGACGCTCCTGGTCGTCACAGACGGTGTGACCGAGGCCCGCGACATCGCCGGCGCCTTCTACCCGCTGGACGAGCGGATCAGGGCCTGGGCCGGGCACGGGCCGCGCGAACTGCTCGACGCGCTCCACGTCGATCTGGGGGAGTTCTCCGGAGGCGTCCGGCGCGACGACATCGCCGCGCTCGCCCTGCTGCGCACCTCTGCCGACGACGGGCGGCGGCCCGCGGTTCCGGGCGCCGCGGTCCCCGGCGACGCCACTCCCGGCGATGCCGATTCCGGTGCCGGGGTCCTCGGCGATACCGCCGAAGCGGGCGGGGACCAGCGGCGGACCGCCGCGGTCTGA
- a CDS encoding beta-ketoacyl-[acyl-carrier-protein] synthase family protein: MKRPAIAVTGLGMITPVGHTTDTTWDGVCAGASPARTVPELLGCEVDFACTVTGIDLDDAVGGRTAFRMGRYVKFALLAAREAVADAGLDPERWDGARVAVVVGTSSGGSAGLTEQAVALERRGPGATSPSGILLTIPNMPAAEIAIRMGATGPSLAPCTACSSGVTALSVARDMLTLGQCDIAIAGATESIVFPVAMTGFARSGAAALRDGDPALLCRPFAADRAGIVMGEGAAIMVLERAEDARRRGAVPRALIAGAGATTDAHHPTSPHPSGEVAGAAVDAALRDAGWRAEDVDHVNAHGTSTPLNDATEAALIGRSYPHRPPVTAPKGVLGHCMGAAGAIEAGLTILTLQHGVVPPIANLDAPEPGFDIDCVTKAPREVPVRRAVSHSFGFGGQNAVIALQAQ, encoded by the coding sequence ATGAAGCGACCCGCCATCGCCGTCACCGGGCTGGGGATGATCACCCCGGTCGGCCACACCACCGACACCACCTGGGACGGAGTCTGCGCGGGCGCGTCGCCCGCCCGCACCGTCCCCGAACTGCTGGGCTGCGAAGTCGACTTCGCCTGTACGGTCACCGGCATCGACCTCGACGACGCGGTCGGCGGCCGGACCGCGTTCCGGATGGGCAGGTACGTCAAGTTCGCCCTCCTGGCCGCCCGGGAGGCGGTCGCCGACGCCGGGCTCGACCCGGAGCGCTGGGACGGCGCCCGGGTCGCCGTCGTCGTCGGCACGAGCAGCGGAGGATCCGCCGGACTCACCGAGCAGGCCGTCGCCCTGGAGCGGCGGGGCCCCGGGGCCACCTCGCCCTCGGGCATCCTGCTGACCATCCCGAACATGCCCGCGGCCGAGATCGCCATCAGGATGGGGGCCACCGGCCCCAGCCTGGCCCCGTGCACGGCCTGCTCGTCCGGGGTGACCGCGCTGTCGGTGGCCCGGGACATGCTGACGCTGGGCCAGTGCGACATCGCCATCGCCGGGGCCACCGAGTCGATCGTGTTCCCGGTCGCCATGACCGGCTTCGCCCGCTCCGGCGCGGCAGCGCTGCGGGACGGCGACCCCGCCCTCCTCTGCCGGCCCTTCGCGGCGGACCGGGCCGGCATCGTCATGGGCGAGGGCGCGGCCATCATGGTCCTGGAGCGGGCGGAGGACGCCCGGAGGAGAGGAGCCGTTCCCCGGGCGCTGATCGCGGGCGCGGGCGCCACCACCGACGCCCATCATCCCACCAGCCCGCACCCGTCCGGGGAGGTCGCGGGGGCGGCGGTCGACGCCGCGCTGCGCGACGCGGGCTGGCGGGCCGAGGACGTCGACCACGTCAACGCGCACGGGACGTCGACCCCCCTCAACGACGCCACCGAAGCCGCCCTCATCGGCCGGTCCTATCCGCACCGGCCGCCCGTCACCGCCCCCAAGGGTGTGCTGGGCCACTGCATGGGAGCGGCCGGCGCCATCGAAGCGGGCCTGACGATCCTCACGCTCCAGCACGGAGTGGTCCCTCCGATCGCGAACCTGGACGCCCCCGAGCCCGGGTTCGACATCGACTGCGTCACCAAGGCCCCGCGCGAGGTGCCCGTACGGCGGGCCGTCAGCCACTCCTTCGGCTTCGGCGGCCAGAACGCGGTGATCGCCCTCCAGGCTCAGTAA
- a CDS encoding adenosylcobinamide amidohydrolase, translating into MAAEGRTTADPPSHQGCAISSVRLRPPAQRVELRDRHEDGHRLHHLLWRLGPGVRVCSSAVLGGGIGTRAWILNAQVPGGYPRLDPDRHLAEIAAAEGLTGPGAGLMTAADVTAYTSGQDGGVTATVTAGLGVRGWAAAPDTATRAPGLPEAEASAAQLAPGPAEVPVSPFRPGTVNIVVTLPVALSDAALVNAVATATEAKVQALLDAGLDCSGTPTDAVCVAAPQPGPDGGEPFAGPRSPWGARIARAVHTAVLAGARTAP; encoded by the coding sequence ATGGCGGCCGAAGGACGGACCACCGCCGACCCGCCGAGCCACCAGGGGTGCGCCATCTCTTCCGTACGCCTCCGGCCGCCCGCGCAACGCGTCGAACTGCGCGACCGGCACGAGGACGGGCACCGGCTCCACCACCTCCTCTGGCGGCTGGGGCCCGGCGTCCGGGTCTGCAGCAGCGCGGTTCTCGGCGGCGGCATCGGCACCCGGGCCTGGATCCTCAACGCCCAGGTCCCCGGTGGCTACCCGCGCCTCGACCCGGACCGGCACCTCGCCGAGATCGCCGCCGCGGAGGGGCTCACGGGGCCGGGCGCGGGGCTGATGACCGCTGCCGACGTCACCGCGTACACGAGTGGCCAGGACGGTGGAGTCACCGCGACCGTCACCGCCGGCCTCGGCGTACGGGGCTGGGCGGCGGCCCCCGACACCGCCACCCGGGCGCCGGGTCTGCCGGAGGCGGAGGCCTCGGCGGCCCAGCTCGCGCCGGGGCCCGCGGAGGTCCCGGTCTCCCCGTTCCGGCCGGGCACGGTCAACATCGTCGTCACGCTGCCCGTCGCGCTCTCCGACGCCGCCCTCGTCAACGCCGTCGCCACCGCCACCGAGGCCAAGGTGCAGGCCCTCCTGGACGCCGGACTCGACTGCTCGGGCACCCCCACGGACGCCGTGTGCGTCGCCGCTCCCCAGCCGGGGCCCGACGGCGGCGAACCCTTCGCCGGGCCCCGGTCCCCCTGGGGCGCGCGGATCGCCCGCGCCGTGCACACCGCCGTACTGGCGGGGGCCCGCACAGCACCGTGA
- a CDS encoding 3-hydroxyacyl-CoA dehydrogenase NAD-binding domain-containing protein — MTATPSAAATDGPAAPCAPEDVRRVACVGAGVIGGGWAAHFLARGYDVTAWDPAPDAAVRLRRLVAAAWPALEQLGLAPGASQDRLTVTTTLEEAVADAQFVQESAPEKLDLKRDLLARLDAAAPVGTVIASSTSGYPMTDMQTEAADPGRLVVGHPFNPPYLIPLVEVVGGERTAPAAVDWASRFYAVAGKSVITMEREVPGFIANRLQEALWREALHMVANGEATVAEIDASITEGPGLRWAVMGPMLTFALAGGEGGMAHMLDHFGPSLKSPWTRLEAPELDRALYEAVVAGCEEAADGRSIADLVAERDRGVIDVLRATGRLPRSAEEVVR, encoded by the coding sequence GTGACTGCCACCCCCTCTGCCGCCGCGACCGACGGCCCCGCCGCCCCCTGCGCCCCGGAGGACGTACGCCGTGTCGCGTGCGTCGGGGCCGGGGTGATCGGCGGTGGCTGGGCGGCCCACTTCCTCGCCCGCGGATACGACGTCACCGCCTGGGACCCGGCCCCCGACGCGGCCGTCCGGCTGCGCCGGCTCGTCGCCGCGGCCTGGCCCGCGCTGGAGCAGCTCGGGCTGGCCCCCGGAGCGTCACAGGACCGGCTGACCGTCACCACGACCCTCGAAGAGGCCGTGGCCGACGCCCAGTTCGTCCAGGAGAGCGCCCCCGAGAAGCTGGACCTCAAGCGCGACCTACTGGCCCGGCTGGACGCCGCGGCGCCCGTCGGCACAGTGATCGCCTCGTCGACCTCCGGCTACCCGATGACGGACATGCAGACCGAGGCCGCCGACCCCGGGCGGCTCGTCGTCGGGCACCCCTTCAACCCGCCCTACCTCATTCCCCTGGTCGAGGTCGTCGGCGGTGAACGGACCGCGCCCGCCGCGGTCGACTGGGCCTCGCGCTTCTACGCCGTCGCGGGCAAGTCCGTGATCACCATGGAGCGCGAGGTGCCCGGCTTCATAGCCAACCGGCTCCAGGAGGCCCTCTGGCGCGAGGCCCTGCACATGGTCGCCAACGGCGAGGCCACGGTGGCGGAGATCGACGCGTCGATCACCGAGGGCCCGGGGCTCCGCTGGGCCGTCATGGGACCGATGCTGACCTTCGCGCTCGCGGGCGGCGAGGGCGGTATGGCCCATATGCTCGACCACTTCGGCCCGTCGCTCAAGTCGCCCTGGACCCGGCTCGAAGCACCGGAACTGGACCGGGCGCTGTACGAGGCGGTGGTGGCCGGCTGCGAGGAGGCGGCGGACGGCCGGAGCATCGCCGATCTGGTCGCCGAACGGGACCGGGGCGTCATCGACGTCCTGCGGGCCACGGGCCGACTGCCCCGGTCCGCCGAGGAGGTCGTCCGATGA
- a CDS encoding TetR/AcrR family transcriptional regulator — MQQDEVAARVRQVIDATGVSAREFARRIVIDPSKLSRSLNGTRRFTAAELARIADIGGVDVGRLIGTTAGAGVDAAGDATVGAGDATAGRTAGSTPSTPSAPRAPSPPRSPSPPRTPSPSPEGGRPLQIVRETVRLIAERGFHAVRVADIAAACHTSTAAIHYHFPGRDELLEAAVRWCMDEDTRRRADATAGTRHAGDELRLLIELQTPRTEQQRRQWCVWLDLWAEAARSTTVGRLHVEYYRQWRGTVADVIRRGVGQGVFRPVDADSTALALTALIDGLASQVLATEPGLPGTGAQTMHDALIAHVDACLTAPVAG, encoded by the coding sequence ATGCAGCAGGACGAGGTGGCCGCACGGGTCCGGCAGGTGATCGACGCGACGGGAGTCAGCGCGCGCGAGTTCGCGCGGCGGATCGTCATCGATCCGTCGAAGTTGTCCCGTTCCCTGAACGGCACACGGCGCTTCACCGCCGCCGAGCTGGCCCGGATCGCGGACATCGGCGGCGTGGACGTCGGCCGGCTGATCGGTACGACGGCCGGGGCCGGCGTTGACGCGGCGGGCGACGCGACGGTCGGTGCGGGCGACGCGACAGCCGGCAGGACGGCCGGCAGCACGCCGTCGACGCCGTCGGCCCCGCGCGCCCCGTCGCCCCCTCGCTCTCCGTCGCCCCCTCGCACGCCGTCGCCCTCGCCGGAGGGCGGCAGGCCCTTGCAGATCGTGCGGGAGACCGTCCGGCTCATCGCCGAGCGCGGATTCCACGCCGTCCGGGTCGCGGACATCGCCGCGGCCTGCCACACCAGCACGGCGGCGATCCATTACCACTTCCCCGGCCGTGACGAACTGCTCGAGGCGGCGGTCCGCTGGTGCATGGACGAGGACACCCGTCGCCGTGCCGACGCCACGGCCGGCACCCGTCACGCCGGGGACGAGCTCCGCCTGCTGATCGAGCTCCAGACGCCCCGCACCGAACAGCAACGGCGGCAGTGGTGCGTCTGGCTCGACCTGTGGGCCGAGGCCGCCCGGTCCACCACGGTCGGACGGCTCCATGTGGAGTACTACCGCCAATGGCGGGGAACGGTCGCCGACGTGATCCGTCGCGGCGTCGGACAGGGCGTGTTCCGTCCGGTCGACGCGGACAGCACGGCCCTCGCCCTCACCGCCCTGATCGACGGACTGGCCTCCCAGGTGCTGGCCACCGAGCCCGGCCTCCCGGGCACCGGCGCACAGACCATGCACGACGCACTCATCGCCCACGTGGACGCCTGCCTGACGGCGCCCGTGGCCGGCTGA
- a CDS encoding TetR family transcriptional regulator: MTPERKIPDRRGRKARRTRDTLAQAAFELVLDRGLRNVTVEEIAEAADVDRRTFSRYFTSKEAAALDSLRGDGDRINAALRARPAPEPPLLAYRRAVLDWLADPGSEPWHRRPRIFDLLVVAEEEPTLYAVFHHIRVDAQEDSVAIVAERLGVDPRQDIRPAVTVAAGAGALLAAQAAWVRGGRPDALPGLVAEAFDALSADLLGEPRPAPEQHPGGPEPHRGANGTTGGAGTTGTTGTTGIAGTTSTTEEEAEGTEATP; this comes from the coding sequence ATGACTCCGGAACGGAAGATCCCGGATCGGCGCGGCCGCAAGGCGCGCCGCACCCGTGACACCCTGGCGCAGGCCGCGTTCGAGCTGGTGCTCGACCGGGGGCTGCGGAACGTGACGGTCGAGGAGATCGCGGAAGCCGCGGACGTCGACCGTCGTACGTTCAGCAGGTACTTCACGAGCAAGGAGGCCGCCGCCCTCGACTCCCTGCGGGGCGACGGCGACCGCATCAACGCGGCCCTGCGAGCCCGCCCGGCCCCTGAACCCCCGCTCCTGGCCTACCGTCGGGCCGTCCTCGACTGGCTCGCCGATCCCGGGTCGGAGCCCTGGCACCGCCGCCCCCGGATCTTCGACCTGCTGGTCGTCGCCGAGGAGGAGCCGACCCTCTACGCCGTCTTCCACCACATTCGGGTGGACGCCCAGGAGGACTCGGTCGCCATCGTCGCGGAGCGGCTCGGCGTCGATCCCCGGCAGGACATCCGGCCCGCCGTGACCGTCGCCGCAGGAGCGGGCGCGCTGCTCGCCGCGCAGGCCGCCTGGGTACGCGGAGGCCGGCCGGACGCTCTGCCCGGCTTGGTCGCCGAGGCTTTCGACGCGCTCTCCGCCGACCTGCTCGGCGAGCCGCGCCCCGCTCCGGAACAGCACCCGGGAGGCCCGGAACCACACCGGGGCGCCAACGGCACTACCGGCGGTGCCGGCACTACCGGCACTACCGGCACTACCGGCATCGCCGGCACCACCAGCACCACCGAAGAAGAAGCAGAAGGAACCGAGGCAACACCATGA
- a CDS encoding thioesterase family protein, whose product MSEHATPEDATVTDNATELPLFHRTVRPEWIDYNGHMSEAFYVLVFGYATDAMMIETGLHAGYRESTGCSLYTVESHLRYLRDVAEGAHLAVRTRLLGVDAKKARFSHELYVVGAPDGVPEPEAAPVATSELLALHVDQRAGRTVPFPDSVRERLAALVEPTPAWAGRSIAEVPAAL is encoded by the coding sequence ATGAGCGAGCACGCGACTCCCGAGGACGCGACCGTGACCGACAACGCCACGGAACTCCCCCTGTTCCACCGGACCGTGCGACCCGAGTGGATCGACTACAACGGCCATATGAGCGAGGCGTTCTACGTCCTCGTCTTCGGGTACGCCACCGACGCGATGATGATCGAGACCGGTCTGCACGCCGGGTACCGGGAGAGCACGGGCTGTTCGCTCTACACGGTGGAGTCGCATCTGCGCTATCTCCGCGACGTGGCCGAGGGCGCCCATCTCGCCGTCCGTACCCGTCTGTTGGGCGTGGACGCGAAGAAGGCGCGCTTCAGCCACGAGCTGTACGTGGTCGGCGCGCCGGACGGCGTACCGGAGCCGGAGGCCGCCCCGGTGGCGACGAGCGAGCTGCTGGCCCTCCACGTGGACCAACGGGCGGGCCGCACCGTCCCGTTTCCGGATTCCGTACGGGAGCGGCTGGCCGCGCTCGTCGAGCCGACGCCCGCGTGGGCGGGCCGCTCGATCGCCGAGGTCCCGGCGGCCCTCTGA